The following are encoded together in the Rhodococcus antarcticus genome:
- the istB gene encoding IS21-like element helper ATPase IstB translates to MPDDVQALLHRLRLPHIRAHAPEVIATAKAQRWEPVEVLRALLTEEAAGRERSALATRRAGAGFPTGKTFDAWNPGASSIPAPTQHALRTLEWVHRHENLVVCGPSGTGKTFLLEALGQHAVEQGLRVAWFTLEDLGTLLRRHRADDSVTKAIARVLRADLVVVDDIGLLPVSQDAAEGLYRLVDAAYEKRSVAISSNLHPAAFDELMPKTLATATVDRLLHHAHLCQTSGESVRQAQALAGQGVSPLS, encoded by the coding sequence ATGCCCGACGACGTCCAAGCACTCCTGCACCGCCTGCGCCTGCCGCACATCCGCGCCCACGCCCCCGAGGTGATCGCCACCGCCAAGGCGCAGCGGTGGGAACCGGTCGAGGTGCTGCGCGCCCTGCTCACCGAGGAAGCCGCCGGACGCGAACGCTCCGCGCTGGCGACCCGGCGGGCCGGCGCGGGGTTCCCCACCGGCAAGACCTTCGACGCCTGGAACCCTGGGGCGTCCTCGATCCCGGCCCCGACCCAGCACGCCCTGCGCACCCTGGAATGGGTCCACCGCCACGAGAACCTCGTGGTCTGCGGACCCTCCGGCACGGGCAAGACGTTCCTGCTCGAGGCCCTGGGCCAGCACGCCGTCGAGCAAGGACTACGCGTGGCCTGGTTCACCCTGGAAGACCTCGGCACGCTGCTGCGCCGCCACCGCGCGGACGACTCGGTGACCAAGGCCATCGCCCGGGTCCTGCGCGCCGACCTCGTCGTCGTGGATGACATCGGGCTCCTTCCGGTCTCTCAAGACGCCGCCGAGGGCCTCTACCGGCTCGTCGACGCCGCCTACGAGAAACGCTCGGTGGCGATCTCCTCCAACCTGCACCCAGCCGCGTTCGACGAGCTCATGCCCAAGACCCTGGCCACCGCGACCGTCGACCGGCTCCTGCACCACGCCCACCTCTGCCAGACCAGCGGCGAGAGCGTCCGGCAGGCCCAAGCCCTCGCCGGCCAAGGGGTGAGCCCCTTGAGCTGA
- the istB gene encoding IS21-like element helper ATPase IstB — MSSAARNVDAEIVLLARELKTPVIADTFADLAAQARAETWSHETYLAAVLARQVASRTVNGTRLRVAGAHFPQTKTLEDFSFTGLPTATRDTLAHLATTTFIPRRENVVLLGPPGLGKTHLAIAIGMKACEAGYPVAFASTTGWLHRLAAAHDRNTLDTELRKLHRYRLLIIDEVGYLPLDAAAASLFFQLIASRYETGSVIVTSNLAFSQWGQTLGDDIVAAATIDRLVHHATVLALDGDSYRTRKHRPPTS; from the coding sequence ATGAGCAGCGCCGCCCGCAACGTCGACGCCGAGATCGTTCTGCTCGCCCGCGAGCTGAAGACCCCCGTCATCGCCGACACCTTCGCCGACCTCGCCGCCCAGGCCCGCGCCGAGACGTGGTCGCACGAGACCTACCTCGCTGCTGTCCTAGCCCGCCAGGTCGCCTCCCGCACCGTCAACGGCACCCGCCTGCGGGTCGCTGGGGCGCACTTCCCGCAGACCAAGACCCTCGAGGACTTCAGCTTCACCGGCCTGCCCACCGCGACCCGCGACACCCTCGCCCACCTCGCGACGACAACCTTCATCCCCCGCCGGGAGAACGTCGTCCTGCTCGGCCCACCCGGGCTCGGCAAGACCCACCTGGCCATCGCGATCGGCATGAAGGCCTGCGAAGCCGGTTACCCGGTCGCGTTCGCCTCCACCACCGGCTGGCTGCACCGCCTCGCCGCCGCCCACGACCGCAACACCCTCGACACCGAGCTGCGCAAGCTCCACCGCTACCGGCTGCTCATCATCGACGAGGTCGGCTACCTGCCCCTCGACGCCGCCGCCGCATCACTGTTCTTCCAGCTCATCGCCAGCCGCTACGAAACGGGGTCGGTCATCGTCACCAGCAACCTCGCCTTCAGCCAGTGGGGCCAGACCCTCGGCGACGACATCGTCGCCGCCGCGACCATCGACCGCCTCGTCCACCACGCCACCGTCCTGGCCCTCGACGGTGACTCCTACCGCACCCGCAAGCACCGACCCCCCACCAGCTGA
- a CDS encoding PD-(D/E)XK nuclease family protein — MAFKTRPKVKAASWHQTYSDDMPFVLRDVHELVAEAHRIDGIDDYAALHAWLLRQLDARGVPRLIRPYVETAVENVLDVHDSIEADLGPLQVLALNPAVGPPARRLTVWGTLYTTVDGVREVRRVRVGSAHDVPTAADVAWSTTAAYVAATVSSLPAARRVRVVEIGAGDASCAVLFDGTPDEATTIFVTEGRDRARALVEQDHVVPCRSCGDCKVTGVCGGPVQVDGMLGQTAVGVVSRSVSPTALEKYARCPAQWLLDAEAHLPKEPVDSDAIVRGDAVHRWLETAHHRGTACNEADLPNPAGGAGLGLAGGVLTPDDYAAAYPYLRGHIAVCPLQTRGAAVVAVEETIYGWDASAQVVPATKPDLLYRLGDRLVIRETKSMQSPPGDKDDAYSRYLQVPFMLALLDAGLAALHAAVAGVVELEILGPDGPEVWAWATDDPVEVAVARADVRRAVDDWHVDTTFEAAPGPHCVWCPVRKWCPDRDAHQNPSGGQSLSRPDSWRDDEDEPPPF; from the coding sequence ATGGCGTTCAAAACGCGTCCGAAGGTCAAGGCGGCATCGTGGCACCAGACCTACTCGGACGACATGCCGTTCGTCCTGAGGGACGTGCACGAACTCGTGGCGGAGGCGCACCGAATTGATGGTATTGATGACTACGCCGCCCTTCACGCCTGGCTGCTGCGCCAGCTCGACGCCCGAGGCGTCCCTCGGCTGATCCGGCCATACGTCGAGACCGCCGTGGAGAACGTCCTCGATGTACACGACTCGATTGAGGCGGACCTCGGCCCGCTGCAGGTGCTGGCTCTAAACCCTGCCGTCGGGCCGCCCGCCCGACGGCTCACGGTGTGGGGGACGCTCTACACGACGGTCGACGGTGTGCGTGAGGTGCGTCGCGTCCGAGTCGGGTCCGCCCACGACGTCCCCACCGCCGCGGACGTGGCTTGGTCTACGACCGCGGCATACGTCGCCGCGACGGTCTCCAGCCTTCCTGCGGCGCGCCGGGTACGCGTCGTCGAAATCGGGGCCGGGGACGCCAGCTGTGCTGTCCTCTTCGACGGCACACCGGACGAGGCGACGACAATATTCGTCACCGAAGGCCGTGATCGAGCAAGGGCGCTGGTGGAGCAGGACCACGTCGTCCCATGCCGGTCGTGTGGTGATTGCAAGGTGACGGGTGTCTGCGGGGGCCCGGTTCAGGTCGACGGGATGCTCGGACAGACGGCCGTGGGCGTGGTCTCGCGCTCCGTATCGCCTACCGCGCTCGAGAAGTACGCGCGGTGCCCAGCGCAATGGCTCCTCGACGCGGAGGCCCACCTGCCGAAGGAGCCCGTTGATAGCGACGCGATAGTCCGGGGGGACGCGGTGCACCGCTGGTTGGAAACCGCACATCACCGCGGGACAGCCTGCAACGAGGCCGACCTACCTAACCCCGCGGGCGGCGCCGGGCTAGGGCTGGCGGGCGGAGTCCTGACACCTGACGATTATGCGGCGGCCTACCCCTACCTGCGCGGCCACATCGCCGTGTGCCCGCTCCAGACCCGCGGCGCGGCCGTTGTTGCCGTTGAGGAGACGATCTATGGCTGGGATGCTTCCGCGCAGGTCGTCCCGGCGACCAAGCCTGATCTGCTGTATCGGCTCGGGGACCGGCTCGTGATCCGTGAGACCAAAAGCATGCAGTCCCCGCCTGGGGACAAGGACGACGCTTACAGCCGGTATCTGCAGGTCCCGTTCATGCTGGCCCTGCTTGACGCTGGGCTTGCGGCCCTCCACGCCGCGGTGGCCGGTGTTGTCGAGCTCGAGATCCTTGGACCGGATGGTCCTGAGGTTTGGGCGTGGGCCACCGACGACCCAGTCGAGGTGGCTGTCGCCCGAGCCGACGTGCGTCGTGCCGTCGACGACTGGCACGTCGACACGACGTTTGAAGCCGCTCCCGGCCCGCACTGCGTCTGGTGTCCGGTCCGGAAGTGGTGCCCGGATCGTGACGCGCACCAGAACCCTTCTGGCGGCCAGTCCCTCTCGAGGCCCGACAGCTGGCGGGACGACGAGGATGAACCCCCACCGTTCTAG
- a CDS encoding helicase associated domain-containing protein codes for MTRRRHTRGILTAHQLTTLNALPGWVWGERDARFHHGLALLRAYQQETGSASPTQFYIHPCGFTLGAWVGRVRTLHRTGALPPGRVHALQAIPGWQFNPRAEHWNTTLALLRTTAHAHGGLTNIPRRTHTQGVTIVVWADNQRLQGRHGRLTPHQITALDTIPGWWWTPTPTPPVTRRGKTAGA; via the coding sequence TTGACACGCCGCCGACACACCCGCGGCATCCTCACCGCCCACCAGCTCACCACCCTTAACGCCCTACCCGGGTGGGTGTGGGGTGAGCGCGACGCCCGCTTCCACCACGGGCTGGCCCTGCTGCGTGCCTACCAGCAGGAAACAGGGTCAGCGAGCCCCACCCAGTTCTACATCCACCCCTGCGGGTTCACCCTGGGGGCCTGGGTCGGCCGGGTCCGCACCCTGCACCGCACCGGTGCCCTGCCCCCTGGCCGCGTCCACGCACTGCAGGCCATACCCGGGTGGCAGTTCAACCCCAGGGCCGAGCACTGGAACACCACCCTCGCCCTGCTGCGCACCACCGCCCACGCACACGGTGGACTCACCAACATCCCCCGCCGCACCCACACCCAGGGCGTCACCATCGTGGTGTGGGCCGACAACCAACGCCTCCAAGGACGCCACGGGCGGCTCACCCCCCACCAGATCACCGCACTGGACACCATCCCCGGCTGGTGGTGGACACCCACCCCCACCCCCCCTGTCACCAGGCGCGGCAAGACGGCGGGGGCATAA
- a CDS encoding DnaB-like helicase N-terminal domain-containing protein — MSTDPSTTGGPDEGEHAGLEVDERLDAGDLIEDPRLDSEALCLCGVLWSTAAAAGPVVELLAAGDFTRPAHGALFTLIAEQLRRGRPQDPASIAAVITGQGTGAHQGSLLTRALADATAAGATPESAGHHAVNVLSAAYRRSFHTAAAALAQAAGQLPTDALFDHLVAIGRTQRTATERLQHAATALDSSRTP; from the coding sequence GTGAGCACCGACCCCAGCACCACCGGGGGCCCGGACGAGGGTGAGCATGCCGGGCTCGAGGTCGATGAGCGTCTTGACGCCGGCGACCTCATTGAGGACCCCCGCCTGGACTCCGAGGCCCTGTGCCTGTGTGGGGTGCTGTGGTCCACCGCGGCCGCCGCCGGCCCGGTGGTGGAGCTGCTGGCTGCGGGGGACTTCACCCGCCCCGCCCACGGTGCCCTGTTCACCCTGATCGCCGAGCAGCTGCGCCGGGGGCGCCCGCAGGACCCGGCGTCGATCGCCGCCGTCATCACCGGCCAGGGCACCGGCGCCCACCAGGGGTCTCTGCTGACCCGGGCCCTGGCCGATGCCACCGCCGCCGGGGCCACCCCCGAGTCGGCCGGGCACCACGCGGTCAACGTCCTCAGCGCCGCCTACCGGCGTTCCTTCCACACCGCCGCCGCCGCCCTGGCCCAGGCTGCGGGGCAGCTGCCCACCGATGCCCTGTTCGACCACCTCGTGGCCATCGGGCGTACCCAGCGCACCGCCACCGAACGCCTGCAGCACGCGGCCACCGCCCTGGACTCCTCCCGCACCCCTTGA
- the istA gene encoding IS21 family transposase, whose product MITVEHWAEIRRLHLSEGMPIKAIARRLGVARNTVRSALGSAEPPRYERPSRGSVMDGLEPRIVALLSEFPDMPATVVAERLGYTGSSSVLRARVALLRPRVRPVDPADRTTYEAGQVVQCDLWFPNTAVVPVAPGQLLAPPVLTMVAGFSRWIMAMALPSRTSTDLTAGMWSLLSGLGGVPKMLVWDNEAGIGQHQRLTVAARSFAGTLGTRIWQAPARDPETKGVVERANGYLQTSFLPGRRFTGPEDFNDQLADWLPRANERLVRATGSTPAARLGGDRAAMGALPPVAPVVGWRAQVRLGRDYYVRVAGNDYSVCPSVIGRMVELRCDLHRVQARCADVLVADHPRSWARALTITDPEHVVTAKGLRTAFQQRPSSTAAAPGGTGSATARQAGLVVARRALSDYDTTFGLAPRPPAPPTPPAAARHLQVVTP is encoded by the coding sequence GTGATCACTGTGGAGCACTGGGCTGAGATTCGTCGGTTGCACCTGTCGGAGGGCATGCCGATCAAGGCCATCGCGCGTCGGCTGGGGGTGGCTCGGAACACGGTGCGCTCGGCGTTGGGTTCGGCGGAGCCACCTCGGTATGAGCGTCCCTCGCGGGGGTCGGTGATGGATGGTCTGGAGCCGCGGATCGTGGCCTTGCTGTCGGAGTTCCCGGACATGCCCGCGACGGTGGTTGCCGAGCGGTTGGGCTACACCGGGTCGAGCTCGGTGCTGCGGGCGCGGGTGGCGCTGCTGCGCCCGCGGGTGCGTCCGGTCGACCCGGCTGACCGGACCACCTACGAGGCGGGTCAGGTCGTGCAGTGCGACCTGTGGTTCCCCAACACGGCGGTGGTGCCGGTGGCACCGGGGCAGCTGCTGGCCCCACCGGTGCTGACGATGGTCGCCGGGTTCTCCCGGTGGATCATGGCCATGGCGCTGCCGTCGCGGACGAGCACCGACCTGACCGCCGGCATGTGGTCGCTGCTGAGCGGTCTGGGTGGGGTCCCGAAGATGCTCGTCTGGGACAACGAGGCCGGCATCGGCCAGCACCAGCGGCTCACCGTCGCTGCCCGCTCCTTCGCCGGCACCCTGGGCACCCGCATCTGGCAGGCCCCGGCCCGGGACCCGGAGACCAAGGGGGTCGTCGAGCGGGCCAACGGCTACCTGCAGACCTCGTTCCTGCCGGGGCGGCGCTTTACCGGGCCGGAGGACTTCAACGATCAGCTCGCCGACTGGCTGCCCAGGGCCAACGAGCGCCTGGTGAGGGCCACCGGGTCCACCCCGGCGGCGCGTCTCGGCGGTGACCGGGCCGCGATGGGGGCCCTGCCGCCGGTGGCGCCGGTCGTGGGCTGGCGCGCGCAGGTCCGCCTCGGGCGTGACTACTACGTGCGGGTGGCTGGCAACGACTACAGCGTCTGCCCGTCGGTGATCGGGAGGATGGTCGAGCTGCGCTGCGACCTGCACCGGGTCCAGGCCCGCTGCGCGGACGTCCTCGTCGCGGACCACCCCCGGTCCTGGGCGCGGGCACTGACCATCACCGACCCCGAGCACGTGGTGACCGCCAAGGGCCTGCGCACCGCGTTCCAGCAACGCCCGAGCAGCACCGCGGCAGCACCAGGTGGGACAGGTTCGGCCACGGCCAGGCAGGCCGGGTTGGTCGTGGCCCGCCGGGCGCTGAGCGACTACGACACCACCTTCGGGCTCGCACCCCGACCACCTGCACCCCCCACGCCGCCAGCGGCCGCGCGGCACCTGCAGGTGGTCACGCCATGA
- a CDS encoding ImmA/IrrE family metallo-endopeptidase: protein MLTPLDDSLSTPGARLSALLAVSELTAAQLSVGMLLAEAVPVERVLDGTYEPSVSELLGAADVLEVPVAVLTGELPVSGHLGVSLRLGRIRGAEALSGPLAYANRLLDHGALLDSWFGPAAAPLRESLSRVMLSRDKFGKAAGMVTADRVRAVLDLGDDGPITDMVAMVESFGIPVASLPLPAGVHGLNVRDLRTGGAHRVILVSSTDVWAKQRYTLAHELCHALYDDKDQVIVDRAEEPEALPEWRAESFARHLLLPTRSVREAVRRAPAGPRRWQQVTASLMARFGVSRDATVIALQEDGGVPSVELDSVRSARVDDLLAAANLVDQWREFCVAEHAESGSPTLVSRAAQAYGNGWVRADLVADLMRGDIETVERELAAAGWQPSS, encoded by the coding sequence GTGCTGACGCCCCTCGACGATTCGCTGTCGACGCCCGGTGCCAGGCTTTCTGCGCTTTTGGCAGTTTCGGAGTTGACGGCCGCGCAGCTCTCGGTGGGCATGCTGCTAGCGGAGGCCGTGCCGGTCGAGCGAGTACTCGATGGGACGTATGAGCCGTCGGTCAGCGAGCTACTTGGTGCTGCCGACGTGCTTGAGGTGCCTGTTGCTGTACTCACTGGTGAGCTACCAGTGAGTGGCCACCTAGGGGTGAGCCTTCGTCTGGGGCGTATTCGTGGCGCGGAGGCCCTCAGCGGCCCGCTCGCCTACGCAAACCGGTTGCTCGACCACGGGGCGCTGCTCGACAGCTGGTTTGGCCCCGCTGCCGCGCCGCTGCGCGAGTCGCTGAGCCGCGTGATGCTCTCGCGCGACAAGTTCGGCAAGGCGGCTGGCATGGTCACGGCCGACCGGGTCCGCGCGGTCCTCGACCTGGGGGACGACGGGCCGATCACGGACATGGTTGCCATGGTCGAGAGCTTCGGTATCCCAGTCGCTTCCTTGCCGCTCCCGGCGGGGGTTCACGGGCTGAACGTGCGCGACCTGCGCACGGGGGGAGCACACAGGGTCATCCTGGTGTCGTCGACGGACGTCTGGGCAAAACAGCGTTACACGCTCGCGCACGAGCTTTGCCACGCGCTCTACGACGACAAGGACCAGGTCATCGTCGACAGGGCAGAGGAGCCCGAGGCGTTGCCGGAGTGGCGGGCCGAGTCCTTTGCCCGCCACCTCTTGCTTCCGACACGTTCCGTGCGCGAGGCGGTCCGCCGAGCGCCGGCGGGGCCTCGACGCTGGCAACAGGTCACAGCGTCGCTTATGGCGCGCTTCGGTGTGTCTCGAGACGCCACGGTGATCGCGCTACAGGAGGACGGCGGCGTGCCGTCCGTGGAGCTGGACTCCGTCCGGTCCGCGCGTGTCGACGATTTGCTGGCGGCGGCGAACTTGGTGGACCAATGGCGCGAGTTTTGCGTAGCCGAGCATGCGGAGTCGGGCTCGCCGACGCTTGTCTCGCGAGCAGCGCAGGCGTACGGCAACGGGTGGGTCCGCGCGGACCTTGTCGCGGATCTGATGCGTGGTGACATCGAGACCGTGGAGCGTGAGCTTGCCGCTGCTGGCTGGCAGCCCTCGTCCTAG
- the istA gene encoding IS21 family transposase, giving the protein MKSAEEIMNMLEAFDLTGSLRDAGELSGVSHHTVARYVAARDAGGISDRGAPRPQLIDAYVAKVEEWVEWSAGKVRADVAHDKLVALGFTGSERTTRRAVAVVKANFRVGRVRVHRPWVTEPGMWIQYDFGDGPMIDGVRTTLFVAWLAWSRFRVVLAIRDKTSPSVMAALDVTMRRIGGAPTYLLTDNEKTVTVEHVAGIAVRNPAMVAFARHYGVTLHTCVPVDPASKGGSESSVKVAKADLVPTDTNLLGAYESFADLEDACEVFCAQVNARVHRVTRRAPEAMLAEERLRLHPVPADPHTVAFGLTRVVPPKTPMVTFEAGQYSVPHELLGATVWVRVHGRGADEQVVIVHVGATGPLEVARHARARPGSPQITDAHFPPAPPGALGRVPLARTVSEAAFLSLGDGARVWLAEAAAAGTTKMRVKMAQAVQLAKLFTRADVDWALGHAAVHARFAEADLASILDHHATITAAAGPVSQASEDRSLTQGTAGWATLGASTPDATQVTA; this is encoded by the coding sequence GTGAAGTCTGCCGAGGAGATCATGAACATGTTGGAAGCTTTCGACTTGACCGGGTCGTTGCGTGATGCCGGGGAGCTGTCCGGGGTTTCTCACCACACCGTCGCCCGGTATGTCGCGGCTCGCGACGCAGGCGGGATCTCTGATCGCGGCGCGCCGCGCCCGCAGCTGATCGACGCTTACGTGGCCAAGGTCGAGGAGTGGGTCGAGTGGTCGGCGGGCAAGGTCCGCGCCGACGTCGCCCACGACAAGCTCGTCGCGTTGGGCTTCACCGGTTCGGAGCGCACCACCCGCCGGGCGGTCGCGGTCGTGAAGGCGAACTTCCGGGTCGGGCGGGTCCGGGTGCACCGCCCGTGGGTCACCGAGCCGGGGATGTGGATCCAGTACGACTTCGGCGACGGGCCGATGATCGACGGGGTCCGCACCACGTTGTTCGTGGCGTGGTTGGCGTGGTCGAGGTTCCGGGTGGTGCTCGCGATCAGGGACAAGACCTCACCGTCGGTGATGGCCGCCCTGGACGTGACGATGCGCCGCATCGGTGGTGCGCCGACGTATCTGCTGACCGACAACGAGAAGACCGTGACCGTCGAGCACGTCGCCGGCATCGCGGTCCGCAACCCCGCGATGGTCGCCTTCGCCCGCCACTACGGCGTCACGTTGCACACCTGTGTCCCGGTGGACCCGGCGTCCAAGGGCGGTAGCGAGTCCTCGGTGAAGGTCGCCAAGGCGGACCTGGTCCCCACCGACACCAACCTCCTCGGGGCCTACGAGTCGTTCGCGGACCTGGAGGACGCGTGTGAGGTGTTCTGCGCGCAGGTCAACGCCCGGGTCCACCGGGTCACGCGCCGGGCCCCGGAGGCGATGCTCGCCGAGGAACGCCTGCGTCTGCACCCGGTCCCGGCCGACCCGCACACGGTCGCGTTCGGCCTGACACGGGTCGTGCCACCCAAGACGCCGATGGTCACCTTCGAGGCCGGGCAGTACTCCGTGCCGCACGAGTTGCTCGGGGCGACGGTCTGGGTGCGGGTGCACGGGCGCGGCGCCGACGAGCAGGTTGTCATCGTCCACGTCGGGGCCACCGGCCCGCTCGAGGTCGCCCGCCACGCCCGCGCGAGGCCGGGCAGCCCGCAGATCACCGACGCCCACTTCCCGCCCGCGCCGCCCGGCGCGCTCGGGCGGGTCCCGTTGGCCCGGACCGTGTCCGAGGCCGCGTTCTTGTCCCTCGGTGACGGCGCGAGGGTCTGGTTGGCCGAGGCCGCCGCAGCCGGCACCACGAAGATGCGCGTGAAGATGGCCCAAGCCGTTCAGCTCGCGAAGCTGTTCACCCGCGCCGACGTCGACTGGGCCCTGGGTCACGCGGCGGTCCATGCCCGCTTCGCGGAGGCCGACCTCGCCTCGATCCTGGACCACCACGCAACGATCACCGCGGCAGCCGGGCCCGTCAGCCAGGCCAGCGAGGACCGGTCCCTGACCCAGGGCACCGCGGGCTGGGCCACACTCGGCGCATCCACACCCGACGCGACGCAGGTGACCGCGTGA
- a CDS encoding helicase associated domain-containing protein: MSPPSGDSGDSANSDTGDGADGGGGRPRSRAETSAATWERGVAALHTYVTAHGSATPPTHLVVDGFALGRWAARCRDTHRAGQLPPERVAVLQALPGWSWGRTQRDRFLEGLTHLRTYVARHGTAQTPRDTVVDGFRVGDWAQRRRQAHASGELRPQWAAELEALPGWRWRQNRQPFHWAEGLTALQGWITEHGDAVVPEQATHHGYPLGAWVHTVRRVDAA; encoded by the coding sequence ATGAGCCCACCCAGTGGCGACAGCGGCGACAGCGCCAACAGCGACACGGGGGACGGGGCGGACGGGGGCGGGGGTCGGCCGCGGAGCCGGGCCGAGACCAGTGCCGCCACCTGGGAGCGCGGTGTGGCTGCACTGCACACCTACGTCACCGCCCACGGGTCGGCGACCCCACCGACCCACCTGGTGGTCGACGGGTTCGCCCTGGGACGGTGGGCGGCCCGCTGCCGAGACACCCACCGGGCCGGGCAACTCCCACCGGAGCGGGTCGCGGTGCTCCAGGCCCTGCCCGGATGGTCATGGGGGCGCACCCAGCGCGACCGGTTCCTGGAAGGCCTGACCCACCTGCGCACCTACGTGGCCCGCCACGGCACCGCACAAACACCCCGCGACACCGTCGTCGACGGCTTCCGGGTCGGGGACTGGGCACAACGACGACGACAAGCCCACGCCAGCGGGGAGCTACGCCCGCAGTGGGCAGCCGAGCTGGAGGCGTTACCGGGGTGGCGGTGGCGGCAGAACCGGCAGCCCTTCCACTGGGCCGAGGGGCTCACCGCCCTGCAGGGGTGGATCACCGAGCACGGTGACGCGGTGGTCCCGGAGCAGGCCACCCACCATGGCTACCCCCTGGGAGCCTGGGTGCACACCGTCCGCCGTGTCGACGCCGCGTGA
- a CDS encoding IS5 family transposase (programmed frameshift), whose amino-acid sequence MTDQRSRFETFSDQEWARVEALLPSNAGRRGHPFGDNRRVVEGIIYRYRTGMAWRDLPREVFGPWQTVWKRHRRYAADGTWDRVLAELLAQADAAGKIDWSTSVDATISRAHQHATNTTRPDQDTGGSVELHEFAGRVRRQPAGGGEREPAGHGVGRSRGGLTTKIHAAVDGHGRPLAVVVTGGQRNDGAMLAEVLADIRVPRVGPGRPRTRPDTVIADRAYTNGVNRRMLAGRGIRAVIPQKSTEITARTRRGSNGGRPPAFDAETYKNRNVVERSFSLTKQWRGLATRYDKLAITYRSATVLQACIRWLRLLEDTP is encoded by the exons GTGACGGATCAGCGGTCTCGGTTCGAGACCTTCAGCGACCAGGAGTGGGCCCGGGTCGAGGCGCTGCTGCCTTCGAACGCGGGCCGTAGAGGGCACCCGTTCGGCGACAACCGTCGGGTCGTGGAAGGGATCATCTACCGGTATCGGACCGGGATGGCGTGGCGTGATCTGCCCCGCGAGGTGTTCGGGCCGTGGCAGACGGTGTGGAAGCGGCACCGTCGTTACGCCGCGGACGGGACGTGGGACAGGGTGTTGGCCGAGCTCCTGGCCCAGGCCGACGCGGCAGGCAAGATCGATTGGTCGACGTCGGTGGACGCCACGATCAGCCGTGCCCATCAGCACGCCACGAACACGACCCGCCCCGATCAGGACACAGGGGGCTCGGTCGAATTACACGAATTTGCCGGTCGGGTTCGTCGCCAGCCCGCTGGGGG GGGTGAGCGTGAACCTGCAGGTCACGGGGTGGGTCGCTCACGTGGGGGGCTGACCACCAAGATCCACGCCGCGGTCGACGGCCACGGTCGCCCCTTGGCGGTGGTCGTGACCGGTGGGCAACGCAACGACGGGGCGATGCTCGCCGAGGTGCTGGCTGACATCCGGGTGCCCCGCGTGGGTCCCGGACGCCCACGGACCCGCCCCGACACCGTGATCGCCGACCGGGCCTACACCAACGGTGTCAACCGCAGGATGCTCGCCGGCCGGGGGATCAGGGCGGTCATCCCGCAGAAGAGCACCGAGATCACCGCCCGCACACGCAGAGGCTCCAACGGTGGGCGACCACCAGCCTTCGACGCCGAGACCTACAAGAACCGCAACGTCGTCGAACGCTCCTTCAGCCTCACCAAACAGTGGCGCGGCCTGGCCACCCGCTACGACAAGCTCGCCATCACCTACCGCTCCGCAACCGTGCTCCAGGCCTGCATCCGCTGGCTCCGCCTATTAGAAGACACGCCCTAG